CGAATTGCTGTTCCACGCCGGATCGACACACCCACTGGCGCTGGACCTGATCGCGGCGATGGAGGCGGTCGATGGCGACGTCATCGAAACCACGCCCGACATCCTGTCCAAGATCAGCGGCAAGGATAACGCGCAGGCGGTGGTCGGCGTCTATCGCGACCGGCTGACCCCGCTCGACAAACTCGACCGCACCAAAGCGGACATCTGGATCGTCGCGCAATCGCTGCGCGATCCGGGCAACCTCGGCACCATATTGCGCACCGGCGACGCGGTCGGGGCGGGCGGTCTCATCCTCATCGACGATTGCGTCGATCCCTTCTCGGTCGAATCGGTCCGCGCCTCCATGGGCGCACTCTTCACCCAGTCGATCACCCAGGCACGCTGGGGCGAGTTCATGCACTGGCTGCGCCAGGGACCGGGCGAACTGATCGGCACCAGCCTCAAAGCCACGCAGGATTATCAGGAACCCCGCTATGCCAGCCCCAGCTTCCTGCTGGTCGGCAACGAAGCGCAGGGCCTGCCGGAAAGCTACGAAGCCGAATGCGACCAACTGGTGAAAATGCCGATGCTGGGCAAGGCCGACAGCCTGAACGCCGCAGTGGCGACGGCGGTCATGGCCTATGAATTGCTCAACCAGAAGCGACGAGGATAATAGCCTGTTCCCCGGCGAAGGCCGGGGTCCAGTCCTGCCGTCGGAACTGGACCCCGGCCTTCGCCGGGGAACGCGTCGGGCAAAACGGTTAAGGTGGGAACGGGGCGAAAAGACATGACGCAAACGAACGGCATCGGCGAAATGTGGCGGCACAAGCGCGTGCTATCCGCCAGCCTGATCGGCACGGCGGTCGAATTTTACGACTTCTACATCTACGCCACCGCCGCCAGCCTGATCTTCCCCTCGCTGTTCTTCCCCTCCTCCTCGCCCACCGCGCAGCTGATGGCCTCCTATGGCAGCCTCGCCCTCGCCTTCTTCGCCCGACCGGTGGGCGCGGCGGTGTTCGGTCATTATGGTGATCGCATCGGACGCAAGGCGACGCTGGTCGCCTCGCTGATGCTGATGGGCGGCTGCACGCTGTTGATCGGCTTCCTGCCCACCTATCAGATGATCGGCTATTGGGCGCCGCTGATCCTGTGTCTGCTGCGCTTCGGACAGGGCTTTGGCCTCGGCGGCGAATGGGGCGGCGCGGCTTTGCTGGCGGTGGAGAATGCTCCGCCCGGCTGGCGCGCCCGCTTCGGCATGTTCCCGCAACTGGGCGCGCCGGTCGGCTTCATCGCCGCCAACGGCCTGTTCCTGATACTGGGCGCCTTCCTGACGGACGCGGACTTCTTCGCATGGGGCTGGCGCCTGCCCTTCTTGGGCAGCGCCGTGCTGGTGATCCTCGGACTCTGGGTTCGCCTGAAACTCACCGAAACGCCCGAGTTCGCCGCCGCGCAGAAGGACACGCCGCCGCCCGCCGTGCCGCTCGCCACCCTGCTCTCCTCCCATCTGGGCGCGGCGATCGCGGGCACCTTCGCCTGCGCCGCCTGCTTCGCGGTCTATTATATCGCCACCGCCTTCGCGCTCGGCTACGGCACCACCACGCTCGGCATCGGCCGCAGCAGCTTCCTGTCGATCCAGCTGGGCGCGATCCTGTTCATGGCGGTGAGCATCATCCTCGCCGGCTGGTGGTCGGACCGCACCAGCCCCACCACCGCTCTCGCTTGGGGCTGCGTCGGCACCGTCGCGATGGGCCTCGTCTTCGGCCCGCTGATCGGCACCGGCGCGCTGCTCCCGATCTTCATCGCGCTCAGCCTCGCGCTATTCGTCATGGGCTTCATCTACGGCCCGCTGGGCGCTTACCTCCCCGCCCTCTTCCCGATCCAGCTGCGTTACACCGGCGCATCCTTCGCCTTCAATCTGGGCGGCATCGTCGGCGGCGCACTCGCGCCCATCGTCGCGACCTGGCTGATCGGCGCGCAGGGCGTGGGCCTGGTTGGCCTCTATATGTCGGCGGCGGCGCTCATCAGCCTCGTCGGCCTCTGGTTCACCAGCCGCACACCCGCCATCAGATAGGCTTGCGCATCAACAGCATCGGCACGCCGCTATCCTCGAAAGCGCGCACGCCTTCGAAGCCGAAGCTGCGATAGAGCGGCACCCCCGCCATGGTGCCGGACAGTTCGAGCGCGCCGAACCCCTCCACCTTCGCGGCGGCTTGGCAGAGCGACAGGATCAGCGTCCCCACGCCTTTGCGGACATGGTCGGGATGCGTATACATCGCCCGCACCTTCGCCGCTTCCGTGGCCGGATCGAGCAGCCGGTCGTCGCGCCCAGCGCTATGATCGCCGCCATAGGCGGTCGCCCGTCGGCTCCACCCACCGCACCCCGCGATCGCGCCTGCGTCCTCGATCACGAAATAGGTGCCATCGGCGATCAACCGTCTGTCCAGGCCCATGAAAGCATGGCTGGCCGCGATCTGCGCCGGATCGATAAACCCGGCCTGAAGCCGCTCGATCGCCTCCGTCATCAACGCGGACAGCGCCGGTTCGTCGGCCGCTACAGCCAGGCGGTGTGTCAATGTCATGCCATCGTCCTGCAACGAAAACGACCGATCCCGCAAGGGACCGGTCGCCTTCGTGACATCATCAAGGGTCGATCAGAATTTGAATCCGACCTTCCCGTACCAGAATCCTCCGTTGAAGCCGAAGGGCGACACGTCGGGATAAATGTCGCCGGTGAAGCGCCCACCGGTCGATGCATAGACAGGACCAAGGCCGCCTGCGCGATTGTCATATTTGTCGGGATAGTTGCTGAACAGATTCTGCACGCCCGCGCTCAACGTGAAATTGTCGTTGAGCTGATAGCTGGCCTCGAAATCGAATACGAATTCGCTGCCGAAGCTCTGCTGGACGAAGCTGGCGCCATTCAGCCCCGCGCCGTCGTCATAGACCGTGTATTTGCCATACCAGTTCATGCGCGCCAGCAACGAAAACGCCCCGCTGTTCCAGTTTTCGGTCAAGATCACGCGGGTCTTGGGCAGCGTGCCTTCCAACTGCTGGATACGCGTATCGCTGATGATAGGACTGGGCGGATTGGTTGCCGGGTCCAAACCTACACGAATGACCTTTGTCTTGTTATAGTTGAAGGCCAGCGTGGTGTTGAACGTACCCATGCTGTCCGTTGAGAAGCGATAGCTGCCGACGACGTCGATACCCTGCGTCCGGGTATCGAACGCGTTGGTCAGGAACTGCACTTCGTTGACGGTGGCATAGTTGGCCAGGCCCAGCGCCTGCAATTGCGGCCGCTGCGCGTTGGTGATCACCCGCGACCCCGTGGTGCCGATGCGGTCCTTCACCTTGATGTTGTAATAGTCGATCGTCAGCGAAGCGCCCGGCGCGGGGGTGAACACCGTGCCGACAGAGAAGCTGACCGACTCCTCGGGCGTCAGCGGAACCGCGCCCAGGAACCGCGCGACCGGGCTGGCGACCGGCAGCGTCATGAACTCGATCGCATTGGGATTGCCGGGGTTGAAGGTGGTCGCGATGCTGCTGGTGTTGGTCTGGCCGGGCGTCGGCGCGCGGAAGCCCGTCGCCACGGTGCCGCGCACCGCAAAGATATCCGGCACGATCGCATAGCGGGCCGACACCTTGCCGGTGGTCGAATTGCCGAAGTCGGACAGATGCTCGTAGCGCCCCGCGACGCCCAGCGAGAATTGCTCGGTAATGTCGCCTTCGATGTCGATATAGACGCCCTTGCTGTTGCGGCCGCTTTCGCCCGCGATCGCGGGGCCATAGCCAGGGAAGCCGTTCGCGCCGACCGGCAGGGCGACCGACAGTTGCGAACCGTCCGCGTTGCGCACCGGCGTGCCATCCTGATGGAAGACCAGATTGCCGGTATAAGGCCCGATCGCATAGGACGCCGCGTCGCCCAGACCCAGTTCATAGGATTCGCGGAAATATTGCCCGCCGAACGCGATCGTGATCGGGCTGGCCAACCCCACCTCCCATGGATAGCTGAAGTCGGCGTTGAACAGGGTTTCGCGCTGTTCCAGCTTGCCCAGGTAGAATTCGGTCGGCGACGTGACGCCCAGCGAAGGGTTCATCGTGCCGTTCATCGTATATTTCAGCGTCGACTGCCCGTAACTGCCCGAAATATCGTAGTTCAGGCCAAAGCCCAGCGTCCCCTTATACCCGGCCGTGCCCGAAATATCGTCGATCTTGCCGAAGAAGATCGGCGTGAAACCGCCGGGATAGACGCAGCTCCAATTCTGCACCAACGGGTCCGAACAGGTCGCCACCCGCGTGTAATTGCGCGTCGCTGGGTTGTAGCCATTGGGGGCATAGACGTTCCCGCCCGCCGATCCGGTCTGGATGCCCGGCCGTGTATTGTCGAAATCGGTGAAATAGTCGTTGAAGATGCCGTTCCGGCCGAAATTGGCGGAATTGACGGATTGGCGGTAGTTGAAGCTTTCCTCCTGGAAGCTGTGGCCATAATTGCCGAAGAAATAGATGCTGCTATCGTCGCCCAGATCGAATCCGCCATTCACGAAGAAGCGGTAGGATTCCATCTTGGGATTGCCGTAACGCTGTGCCAGTTCGGGCACGCCGATATTGGGCTGTTCCTGCGACAATTCCAGCGCGCCGGGTCGGGTGACCCCGCGGCTGGTCTTGCCTGCATTCACATATTCGCCGCTGATATTGATGAAGCCGCTGTCGCCCAGCTTGAAGCCGCCATTCAGCGCGACCTGATAATCCTCGCCGTCGCCGCGATAATATTGGCCGTAGCGCGCATAACCGGACAGGCCGTCCGTATCTTCGCGCAGACCCATGTTGATGACGCCCGCGATCGCGTCGGACCCATATTGGGCGGACGCCCCGTCGCGCAGCACTTCGACGCTGCGGATGGCGATGGCGGGGATCTGGGCAAGGTCGGCGGAATGGGCGCCGGCGGATTGCGCATTGGCGCCGATCTGCACCAGCGCGGAACGGTGCATGCGCTTGCCGTTCACCAGCACCAGCGTCTGGTCGGGCGCCAGGCCGCGCAGGTTGGGCGGCCGCACGAAGGAGGAACCGTCGCCGATGGCGTAGCGCGCGACCGAGAAGGACGGGACCAGATTCTGGATGACCTGGTTCATGTCGGCCGTGCCCTGCTTTTGCAGTTCTTCGCCGGAATAGACGTCGATGGGCGTGGGAGATTCCGCGACCGTGCGATCGGTGCGGCGCGTACCGGTGACGATGATGGTCTGGCCCGGCGTTTCGCTAGCCACTTGCGGTGCCGCATCCTGCGCAAGAACAGGCAATGTATAGAATAACGCTACGGCAATCGCGCCACGCGAAATCAAACCCTGATACTTCATCCGAAAGCCCCCAATTTCTATTTTTTAGCAGGCCTTCCATCATCCTTCCGCTTTTCTTGTCCCGACATGCTTCATGAAGGCACGGGATTCCGTTTCCAGAACCGTAAAGTCTTGGATCATTTCATGCAGCAACATCAGGAAACAAGAGGCTTGCATATTTGCATGGACAGCGAAATGGAGGCGCTGTGCTGCGCTGCAAAATTATCTGCGACCGCCAAAGTCGGACCATCGTCCGACATCGCCAAGCCTTTGAAATACAAATGAACATAAAGAAACAGGCGACGCCCCCCGGGTCGCCGCCTGTTTCTTTTATATCACTGTCAAGAAGCGTTTTTAAACGCTCAGCCCTACAGCCATTACCCTTCGCGGGTATCGCGACGCTCGGCAATACGGGCGCGCTTGCCGGTGCGGCCGCGCAGATAGTAGAGCTTCGCGCGACGCACGACGCCACGACGGACGACGGTGATCGAATCGAGGTTGGGCGAATAGAGCGGGAACACACGCTCCACGCCTTCGCCGAACGAAATCTTGCGCACGGTGAAGTTGGAACCCATGCCCTTGTTCGACCGGGCGATGCACACGCCTTCATAGTTCTGAACGCGGCTGCGTTCGCCTTCGATCACCTTCACGCCGACGCGCAGGGTGTCGCCGGGGCGGAATTCGGGGATATCCTTGCCGAGAGCGGCAATGCTTTCCGCCTCGATCTGCTGGATGATGTTCATGTAACGTCAGTCCTTGGTCTTTTGCTGCGCACCAGAGGGCGACTGGACCCGACCGTCGATGTGACGGTCCCAAAGATCCGGCCGCCTTAGCCGTGTATCTGTCTCCGCCTGGTGTTTCCGCCAGGCGGCGATCTTCGCATGATCCCCCGATCGCAACACTTGCGGGATCGTGCGCCCCTCCCATTCCACCGGGCGGGTATAGTGCGGATATTCGAGCAGCCCCGTTTCGAAGGACTCCTCGACTCCGCTGGAAGCCGCGCCCATTACACCGGGAAGCAGCCGAACACAAGCATCGAGCAGCAGCAAAGCCGCCATTTCCCCGCCCGACAATATGATGTCGCCCATGCTGACCTGCTCGATCGGGCGCGCATCGAAAATCCGCTCGTCAAACCCCTCGAATCGGCCGCACAGGATCGTCACGCCGGGGCCGTCGGCCAGGCTGCGTATCCGCGCCTGCGTGATCGGCTGCCCCCTGGGCGTCATCGCCAGCACCGGCAGGTCGGGCCGCCTGTCCAGCGCATGGTCGACCGCTTTGGCCAATATGTCGGCGCGCAACACCATGCCCGCGCCACCGCCCGCTGGCGTGTCGTCCACGGTGCGATGCCGGTCGGCCGCGAAATCGCGGATATGGATGGGGTCGCAGGCCCATTTGCCCTCGCTGAGCGCCCGTCCGGCCAGCGACACGCCCAACGGCCCGGGAAACATCTCCGGATAGAGCGTCAAGATCTGCGCGGCAAAGCTCATGCCCGGCGCGCCCGCAACCAGGCCGCCGACAGGCCGCCACCCATGCTGAGGGTCCCACACAGCAGCAGCACCAGCCCGCTGGCGCGCATCAGGTCGGCAAGGGCGCGGTCGGGATGAAGCAACCCGGACATCAGCAACAGCAGCGGCACCGGGCAGACCAGCGCGACCGCCGCCGCCGCCTTCATGCCGCGCGTCCAATCGACGGCAAACAGCCGCCAGCCCGCAGCCAGCATCGCGAAAAGATAGAGAGCGGTAAGTATCTGCGCCATGGCCCGCGCTTAGGCCAAGCGTGCCGCCTCGTCCAGTTGGCTGCCGGCGATGAAGGACGCCTTATGGCGTCTTGACCGCCAGCTTGAGTTCCTGAATCCGGGCGTCGGGGGTCGGCGCCAGCAGGATCGATCCGGCCACCCGCCCCCTGTCGCAAATCCAGGTGAAACTGCCGGACAGGCCGCCGCTCGCCTTGATCGGCGCATCGGTACGGCAGGCCCCGACTTCGCTTTTCAGCGCCGCCAGTTTCCGCCGCCAACTGTCCAAGTCGTTGTCCATCAGCATGTTCATGGCCAGCCGATCCCGCGCCACCCCGACATCCCCCGCAGCATAGATGCGCCCCGCCGCGCCATAGCCCTCCGCCAGCAGCGGCGACACCGCCAGTGTCCGTTCCATCAGTGCGCCCACCTTCTGCAATGCCATAGCCGCGTCCCAGACCGGCCCCGCCCCGCCATTATAGGTCCGGTTGGTGAAGACGAAGATGCCCACACCATGATCGGGCATCAGCAGCACATGGCTGCCATAGCCGGGATAGCCGCCGCCATGGGCCAGCGTCAGCCCCAGATCGCAATCCTGCGCCACGCGCATGCCAAAGCCATAGGCGACCGCCTGGCGACAGGCGGACGGACTGCTCGCGCCATTGCGCTGCGCGACGGTGACGAAATTGCTGCCCTGCGCCAGCATCCGCACCGACGCACGCGATACCGGACCGCCATCGGGATCGTCGCGCGCGGGCCAGGCGGACAGCAGGAAGGCGACCCAGCGCGCATAGTCGTTGGCGCTCGTCTGCAATCCGCCCATCGCCCCGAACGCGCCGTCGCGCATCGTCGGCTCGACCTTCCAGCGCCCCTCTTCCCAGCGATAGCCGATCGCCCGGCGCTCGATGGGCCATTCACTCACCTCATAGCCGCTCGACATCATGCCGAGCGGGGTCAGCAGCCGCTGCTCGACAAAGCGGCGATAGGGCTGTCCGGACACATTGGCGACGATCCGGCCCAGCAGCGCAAAGCCGAAATTGCTATATTCATAATGACTGCCCGGCGCGCTGCTGAACGGCACGCCCTGTTGCAGCATCCGGGTGAAATCCGCCTCGGGCAGCGGCGTCTGTCGATCGCCCCAGGGATTATCGTCCACAAAGCCCGCACTATGGGTCAGAAGGTCGCGGATACGGATGTGCGGGCTATCCTTCGTCGGATAGGTCCAGCCGCGCATCTCCGGCACATGGGTTTCCGCCAGATCGTCCAGCGACAGCTTGCCCTCGTCCCGCAATCGCAGGATCGACAGGGCGGTAAAGGCCTTCGTCATCGACGCGATGCGGAACAGGCTGTCGGGCGTCACCGGCCGCTGCTGGAGCAGATCCTGCACGCCCAGCCCCTTCACATGGACCAGCCGCCCGTCCGCCACGATGCCATAGACCAGCCCCGGCGCATGGCTATCAACCTGGAAATCCGCGAACAGCCGGTCGATCGCCGGGATCGCCTGCGCGATCCTGGCGGCGTCGGCCGCCTGTGCCGGACGCACGGCCATCATGAGCAGCAACAGGCAGGCGGCAAGGCGCATGAACGATCCCCCGATTGAAGGGGCCACCATGCCCACTTACATCGTCACCGCAAGGGCGACGGCGGGATTATTCGGTAAAGGCCGCCTCGATCACGGCGCTGTCATCCCCCACGGTGACGGCATGCATCGGCGCCATGAAGCGCTTGGGCTTCTTGCCCTCTTCGGCAGGCCGCTCGACCTCGATAATGTCGCCCGCGCCGAAATTCTCGACCGCGACGATCGTGCCCAGCGCTTCGCCGTTCGTGGAAATGCAGGTCAGGCCGATCAGGTCGGCATGATAATATTCGCCCTCCGCCAGCGGCGGCAGGGACGAACGGGGCACGGTCAAGGCCGTGCCGCGCAGGGCTTCGGCCGCACCCCGATCGCCGATCTCGGCAAATCGCGCGACCGCGCCATTGGGGCCGGGGCGCACCGACGTCAACGTCAGTGTGCGCCCCGCCGCATCGAAGCTCTTGTAGCTTTTGAGGTTTTCGGCCCCTTCGCCAAAGAGCTTGAGACGGACATCGCCCGTCACGCCATGCGCACCGATGATCGCGGCCAGGGTGACGGGCTTGTCGGTCAAGAGGCTCAGCCCTCGGCCTGTTCGGCAGCGGCTTCTTCAGCCGGTGCTTCTTCGGCAGGCGCCTCTTCGACGGCAGGCGCAGCAGCGGCCTCGGCGGCGGCAGCCTTCGCGGCTTCGGCCGCTTCAGCCGCTTCGGCGGCCTTGGCGGCACGGTCTTCGGCGCGATCCTTGGCCTTCTGGCCCGGCTCCGCCTTGTTCGGGTTGTTGCGCGCGACGCGCTCCTTCACGCCGGCGGCGTCCAGGAAGCGGGCGACGCGGTCGGTCGCCTGGGCGCCAGCGGCAACCCAATGCTTCGCGCGCTCGACGTCCAGGACGACGCGCTTTTCGTCGCCCTTGGGCAGGACGGGGTTGTAGCTGCCGATACGCTCGATGAACTTGCCATCACGCGGCGCGCGGCTGTCGGCCACGACGATACGATAATAGGGGCGCTTCTTGGAGCCGCCGCGCGACAGACGAATGGAGGTTGCCATGGAACTAGACCTTTCTACTCAAACCAGATGTGTTGAAATTGCTTATTTCTTTTTCAGGAAATTCTGAAATCCGGGCGGCATGTTGGGCATGTTGCCTCCCAGCCCCGGCATGCCCTGCGGCGGCGCGCCGCCCCCGCCCAGCATGCCGTCCAGGCCGCCGGAGCCGAACATCTTGGCCAGCCCTTTCAGGCCGCCCATCTTGCGGATCTTCTTCATCGCGCCTTCCATCTCCTGATGCATTTTCAGGAGGCGATTGACGTCCTGCACCGTGCGCCCCGCGCCCTTGGCGATGCGAATCTTGCGCTTGGCGTTGATCAGCGCGGGCTTCTCCCGCTCCTTGGGCGTCATGGAGCCGATCATCGCGTCCAGATGGATCAGCGTCTTGTCGTTCGCGCCGCTGTTCGCCATCGCCGCCTGTGCCTTTTTCAGGCCCGGCAGCATGCCCGCCAGCGCGCCCAGCCCGCCCATGCGGCGCATCTGGTTGAGCTGGCTGCGCAGGTCGTTCATGTCGAACTGACCCTTCGCCATTTTCTTGGCAAGCTTGTCGGCTTCGTCCGCGTCGATCGTCTCGGCCGCGCGCTCGACCAGGCTGACGACGTCGCCCATGCCCAGGATGCGCTGCGCGACACGCTGCGGATGGAAGGGTTCGAGCGCGTCGAGCTTTTCGCCCGTGCCCGCGAACTTGATCGGACGGCCGGTGACGGCGCGCATCGACAGCGCCGCGCCACCGCGCGCATCGCCGTCCATGCGGGTCAGCACCACGCCGGTCAGCGGCACCTGCGCGGAGAAGTTGGTCGCCACATTGACCGCGTCCTGGCCGGTCAGCGAATCGACGACCAGCAGGATTTCGGCGGGGTTGGCGACGTCGGCCACCGCCTTCATCTCGTCCATCAGCGCCTGGTCGACGTGCAGGCGACCGGCCGTGTCGAGCATGACCACGTCGAAGCCCTGGAGCTTCGCCGCCTGCAAAGCGCGCCGCGCGATCTCCACCGGCTGCTGCCCCGGCACGATCGGCAGGGTCGCGACATCGGTCTGCGTCCCCAGCACCGCCAACTGCTCCTGCGCGGCCGGGCGCTGGACGTCGAG
This window of the Sphingobium sp. CR2-8 genome carries:
- the rplS gene encoding 50S ribosomal protein L19, with product MNIIQQIEAESIAALGKDIPEFRPGDTLRVGVKVIEGERSRVQNYEGVCIARSNKGMGSNFTVRKISFGEGVERVFPLYSPNLDSITVVRRGVVRRAKLYYLRGRTGKRARIAERRDTREG
- the rimM gene encoding ribosome maturation factor RimM (Essential for efficient processing of 16S rRNA): MTDKPVTLAAIIGAHGVTGDVRLKLFGEGAENLKSYKSFDAAGRTLTLTSVRPGPNGAVARFAEIGDRGAAEALRGTALTVPRSSLPPLAEGEYYHADLIGLTCISTNGEALGTIVAVENFGAGDIIEVERPAEEGKKPKRFMAPMHAVTVGDDSAVIEAAFTE
- a CDS encoding serine hydrolase domain-containing protein — translated: MRLAACLLLLMMAVRPAQAADAARIAQAIPAIDRLFADFQVDSHAPGLVYGIVADGRLVHVKGLGVQDLLQQRPVTPDSLFRIASMTKAFTALSILRLRDEGKLSLDDLAETHVPEMRGWTYPTKDSPHIRIRDLLTHSAGFVDDNPWGDRQTPLPEADFTRMLQQGVPFSSAPGSHYEYSNFGFALLGRIVANVSGQPYRRFVEQRLLTPLGMMSSGYEVSEWPIERRAIGYRWEEGRWKVEPTMRDGAFGAMGGLQTSANDYARWVAFLLSAWPARDDPDGGPVSRASVRMLAQGSNFVTVAQRNGASSPSACRQAVAYGFGMRVAQDCDLGLTLAHGGGYPGYGSHVLLMPDHGVGIFVFTNRTYNGGAGPVWDAAMALQKVGALMERTLAVSPLLAEGYGAAGRIYAAGDVGVARDRLAMNMLMDNDLDSWRRKLAALKSEVGACRTDAPIKASGGLSGSFTWICDRGRVAGSILLAPTPDARIQELKLAVKTP
- a CDS encoding TonB-dependent receptor plug domain-containing protein, producing the protein MKYQGLISRGAIAVALFYTLPVLAQDAAPQVASETPGQTIIVTGTRRTDRTVAESPTPIDVYSGEELQKQGTADMNQVIQNLVPSFSVARYAIGDGSSFVRPPNLRGLAPDQTLVLVNGKRMHRSALVQIGANAQSAGAHSADLAQIPAIAIRSVEVLRDGASAQYGSDAIAGVINMGLREDTDGLSGYARYGQYYRGDGEDYQVALNGGFKLGDSGFINISGEYVNAGKTSRGVTRPGALELSQEQPNIGVPELAQRYGNPKMESYRFFVNGGFDLGDDSSIYFFGNYGHSFQEESFNYRQSVNSANFGRNGIFNDYFTDFDNTRPGIQTGSAGGNVYAPNGYNPATRNYTRVATCSDPLVQNWSCVYPGGFTPIFFGKIDDISGTAGYKGTLGFGLNYDISGSYGQSTLKYTMNGTMNPSLGVTSPTEFYLGKLEQRETLFNADFSYPWEVGLASPITIAFGGQYFRESYELGLGDAASYAIGPYTGNLVFHQDGTPVRNADGSQLSVALPVGANGFPGYGPAIAGESGRNSKGVYIDIEGDITEQFSLGVAGRYEHLSDFGNSTTGKVSARYAIVPDIFAVRGTVATGFRAPTPGQTNTSSIATTFNPGNPNAIEFMTLPVASPVARFLGAVPLTPEESVSFSVGTVFTPAPGASLTIDYYNIKVKDRIGTTGSRVITNAQRPQLQALGLANYATVNEVQFLTNAFDTRTQGIDVVGSYRFSTDSMGTFNTTLAFNYNKTKVIRVGLDPATNPPSPIISDTRIQQLEGTLPKTRVILTENWNSGAFSLLARMNWYGKYTVYDDGAGLNGASFVQQSFGSEFVFDFEASYQLNDNFTLSAGVQNLFSNYPDKYDNRAGGLGPVYASTGGRFTGDIYPDVSPFGFNGGFWYGKVGFKF
- a CDS encoding MFS transporter; this translates as MTQTNGIGEMWRHKRVLSASLIGTAVEFYDFYIYATAASLIFPSLFFPSSSPTAQLMASYGSLALAFFARPVGAAVFGHYGDRIGRKATLVASLMLMGGCTLLIGFLPTYQMIGYWAPLILCLLRFGQGFGLGGEWGGAALLAVENAPPGWRARFGMFPQLGAPVGFIAANGLFLILGAFLTDADFFAWGWRLPFLGSAVLVILGLWVRLKLTETPEFAAAQKDTPPPAVPLATLLSSHLGAAIAGTFACAACFAVYYIATAFALGYGTTTLGIGRSSFLSIQLGAILFMAVSIILAGWWSDRTSPTTALAWGCVGTVAMGLVFGPLIGTGALLPIFIALSLALFVMGFIYGPLGAYLPALFPIQLRYTGASFAFNLGGIVGGALAPIVATWLIGAQGVGLVGLYMSAAALISLVGLWFTSRTPAIR
- the trmD gene encoding tRNA (guanosine(37)-N1)-methyltransferase TrmD; its protein translation is MSFAAQILTLYPEMFPGPLGVSLAGRALSEGKWACDPIHIRDFAADRHRTVDDTPAGGGAGMVLRADILAKAVDHALDRRPDLPVLAMTPRGQPITQARIRSLADGPGVTILCGRFEGFDERIFDARPIEQVSMGDIILSGGEMAALLLLDACVRLLPGVMGAASSGVEESFETGLLEYPHYTRPVEWEGRTIPQVLRSGDHAKIAAWRKHQAETDTRLRRPDLWDRHIDGRVQSPSGAQQKTKD
- the rpsP gene encoding 30S ribosomal protein S16; the protein is MATSIRLSRGGSKKRPYYRIVVADSRAPRDGKFIERIGSYNPVLPKGDEKRVVLDVERAKHWVAAGAQATDRVARFLDAAGVKERVARNNPNKAEPGQKAKDRAEDRAAKAAEAAEAAEAAKAAAAEAAAAPAVEEAPAEEAPAEEAAAEQAEG
- a CDS encoding TrmH family RNA methyltransferase gives rise to the protein MAREITGFSNPLVKRVRSLREKKHRKAEGLFLAEGLRILTEAREEGVLPELLFHAGSTHPLALDLIAAMEAVDGDVIETTPDILSKISGKDNAQAVVGVYRDRLTPLDKLDRTKADIWIVAQSLRDPGNLGTILRTGDAVGAGGLILIDDCVDPFSVESVRASMGALFTQSITQARWGEFMHWLRQGPGELIGTSLKATQDYQEPRYASPSFLLVGNEAQGLPESYEAECDQLVKMPMLGKADSLNAAVATAVMAYELLNQKRRG
- a CDS encoding GNAT family N-acetyltransferase — its product is MTLTHRLAVAADEPALSALMTEAIERLQAGFIDPAQIAASHAFMGLDRRLIADGTYFVIEDAGAIAGCGGWSRRATAYGGDHSAGRDDRLLDPATEAAKVRAMYTHPDHVRKGVGTLILSLCQAAAKVEGFGALELSGTMAGVPLYRSFGFEGVRAFEDSGVPMLLMRKPI
- the ffh gene encoding signal recognition particle protein encodes the protein MMFNSLSDRLGGVFDKLRGRGALTEDDVRAAMREVRIALLEADVALPVVRQFVDQATERAVGSDVLRSVTPGQMVVKIVSDTLTETLGSDTADLMIDVSPPAVIMMVGLQGSGKTTSTAKIAKRLKEKERKKVLMASLDVQRPAAQEQLAVLGTQTDVATLPIVPGQQPVEIARRALQAAKLQGFDVVMLDTAGRLHVDQALMDEMKAVADVANPAEILLVVDSLTGQDAVNVATNFSAQVPLTGVVLTRMDGDARGGAALSMRAVTGRPIKFAGTGEKLDALEPFHPQRVAQRILGMGDVVSLVERAAETIDADEADKLAKKMAKGQFDMNDLRSQLNQMRRMGGLGALAGMLPGLKKAQAAMANSGANDKTLIHLDAMIGSMTPKEREKPALINAKRKIRIAKGAGRTVQDVNRLLKMHQEMEGAMKKIRKMGGLKGLAKMFGSGGLDGMLGGGGAPPQGMPGLGGNMPNMPPGFQNFLKKK